From the genome of Streptomyces sp. NBC_00659, one region includes:
- the rnc gene encoding ribonuclease III, whose product MSDAKADSTAKKKADNTASSHTLLEGRLGYKLESALLVRALTHRSYAYENGGLPTNERLEFLGDSVLGLVVTDTLYRIHPDLPEGQLAKLRAAVVNSRALAEVGRGLELGSFIRLGRGEEGTGGRDKASILADTLEAVIGAVYLDQGLEAAGELVHRLFDPLIEKSSNLGAGLDWKTSLQELTATEGLGVPEYLVTETGPDHEKVFTAAARVGGVSYGTGTGRSKKEAEQQAAESAWRAIHSAADERAKSAQAAEQAARAAQQAAQDIEETADTSSTPTTDTATA is encoded by the coding sequence ATGTCTGACGCCAAGGCGGATTCAACCGCCAAGAAAAAGGCGGACAACACAGCCTCGTCCCACACGCTTCTGGAAGGGCGGCTCGGCTACAAGCTCGAGTCCGCCCTTCTGGTGCGTGCGCTGACCCACCGTTCCTACGCGTACGAGAACGGCGGTCTGCCGACCAACGAGCGTCTGGAGTTCCTCGGGGACTCCGTACTGGGCCTCGTGGTCACGGACACGCTGTACCGCATCCACCCCGACCTGCCCGAGGGCCAACTGGCCAAACTGCGGGCCGCGGTGGTCAATTCTCGTGCACTTGCGGAGGTGGGCCGCGGCCTCGAACTCGGCTCCTTCATCCGGCTCGGCCGGGGCGAGGAAGGCACGGGAGGCCGGGACAAGGCGTCCATCCTCGCCGACACCCTCGAAGCGGTGATCGGCGCTGTCTATCTCGACCAGGGGCTGGAGGCTGCGGGCGAACTCGTCCACCGGCTCTTCGACCCGCTGATCGAGAAGTCCTCGAATCTCGGTGCCGGCCTGGACTGGAAGACCAGCCTCCAGGAACTCACCGCGACCGAGGGGCTCGGGGTTCCCGAGTACCTGGTCACGGAGACCGGCCCGGATCACGAGAAGGTCTTCACTGCTGCCGCCCGCGTCGGAGGCGTCTCGTACGGCACCGGCACCGGCCGCAGCAAGAAGGAGGCGGAGCAGCAGGCCGCGGAATCCGCGTGGCGTGCCATCCACTCCGCCGCGGACGAACGCGCGAAGTCGGCCCAGGCCGCCGAACAGGCGGCTCGTGCCGCCCAGCAGGCGGCTCAGGACATCGAGGAGACCGCCGACACCTCCTCGACGCCCACCACCGACACGGCCACGGCCTGA
- the mutM gene encoding bifunctional DNA-formamidopyrimidine glycosylase/DNA-(apurinic or apyrimidinic site) lyase — MPELPEVEVVRRGLERWITGRVVRSVDVRHPRAVRRHLAGPDGFAKALAGHRVGEAMRRGKYLWLPLDDSPYSVLAHLGMSGQLLVQPEDAAEEKHLRIRVRFDDDRGTELRFVDQRTFGGLSLHENTPDGLPDVIAHIARDPLDPLFDDAAFHTALRARRTTLKRALLDQSLISGVGNIYADEALWRSKLHYERPAGTMTRPRTAELLGHVRDVMNDALAAGGTSFDSLYVNVNGESGYFDRSLDAYGREGEPCRRCGTPMRRRAWMNRSSYFCPRCQRAPRPAA, encoded by the coding sequence GTGCCCGAGCTGCCCGAAGTCGAAGTCGTGCGGCGGGGGTTGGAGCGCTGGATCACCGGGCGGGTCGTGCGATCCGTGGACGTCCGGCATCCGCGGGCGGTGCGGCGGCATCTGGCGGGCCCCGACGGCTTCGCGAAGGCGCTCGCCGGGCACCGGGTGGGCGAGGCGATGCGCCGCGGCAAGTACCTGTGGCTGCCGCTCGACGACTCGCCGTACTCCGTGCTCGCGCACCTCGGCATGAGCGGTCAGCTCCTCGTGCAGCCGGAGGACGCCGCCGAGGAGAAGCATCTGCGCATCCGCGTCCGCTTCGATGACGACCGCGGCACCGAGCTGCGCTTCGTCGACCAGCGCACCTTCGGCGGGCTGTCCCTGCACGAGAACACCCCGGACGGCCTCCCCGACGTCATCGCGCACATCGCCCGCGACCCGCTCGACCCCCTCTTCGACGACGCCGCGTTCCACACCGCGCTGCGGGCCCGCCGTACGACCCTCAAGCGCGCCCTGCTCGACCAGTCGCTGATCAGCGGTGTCGGGAACATCTACGCGGACGAGGCGCTGTGGCGCTCCAAGCTGCACTACGAACGCCCGGCCGGAACCATGACCCGGCCGCGCACCGCCGAACTCCTCGGCCACGTCCGCGACGTCATGAACGACGCCCTCGCCGCCGGAGGGACGAGCTTCGACAGCCTGTACGTCAACGTGAACGGCGAGTCGGGCTACTTCGACCGCTCGCTCGACGCGTACGGGCGTGAGGGCGAACCCTGCCGCCGCTGCGGGACCCCGATGCGCCGACGGGCCTGGATGAACCGCTCCAGCTACTTCTGCCCGCGCTGCCAGCGCGCGCCGCGCCCGGCCGCCTGA
- a CDS encoding winged helix-turn-helix transcriptional regulator: MELSARITERAGSGEGAVCAGGKDLAYDVFARGCPSRGTLEHVTGRWGSLTLGALYEGTFRFNELRRRVDGVSEKMLSQTLHALERDGLVHRDAWPTNPPRVDYTLTPLGREVAERLLALIGFVEGRMDDVLQARGRYDETRAAQKEAQKEAQKEA, translated from the coding sequence ATGGAATTGTCCGCGCGGATCACGGAGCGCGCCGGAAGTGGCGAGGGTGCCGTGTGCGCCGGCGGCAAGGACCTCGCGTACGACGTGTTCGCCCGCGGCTGTCCGTCCCGGGGCACGCTGGAGCACGTCACCGGCCGCTGGGGCTCCCTCACACTGGGGGCGCTGTACGAGGGCACGTTCCGGTTCAACGAGCTGCGCCGCCGGGTCGACGGCGTCAGCGAGAAGATGCTCTCGCAGACCCTGCACGCGTTGGAGCGCGACGGTCTGGTGCACCGTGACGCGTGGCCCACGAACCCGCCGCGCGTCGACTACACCCTCACACCGCTGGGCCGCGAGGTCGCCGAGCGACTGCTGGCCCTCATCGGCTTCGTCGAAGGGCGCATGGACGACGTCCTGCAGGCCCGTGGGCGCTACGACGAGACCCGCGCGGCCCAGAAAGAGGCCCAGAAAGAGGCCCAGAAAGAGGCGTAG
- a CDS encoding DUF4760 domain-containing protein, which produces MDTSTLINIGAVVVSLSALVISSWLARNQFRAQRHGNHLAPVLELLREFRSLDFQRNYAFIRDELPHLPSDHGISGLDADVQRRVYDIGYFFQLWAVLAYLGIMDERFVNALLRRRYLEIWTALKPFVYKERELLGVPDSAVLSVLEDFANRLEAASVERPQLLAGRLQR; this is translated from the coding sequence TTGGACACGTCAACGCTGATCAACATTGGTGCAGTGGTGGTGTCGCTCTCGGCTCTCGTCATCTCTTCGTGGCTGGCGAGAAACCAGTTCAGAGCACAGAGGCACGGCAACCACCTCGCTCCGGTTCTTGAGCTCCTGCGCGAGTTCCGGTCACTCGATTTCCAGCGCAACTACGCGTTCATTCGTGACGAGTTGCCGCATCTGCCGAGCGACCACGGGATCTCAGGTCTTGATGCAGACGTGCAGCGAAGGGTCTACGACATCGGATACTTCTTCCAGCTCTGGGCCGTCCTGGCCTACCTCGGCATCATGGACGAGCGGTTCGTCAACGCCTTGCTGCGCCGCCGCTACCTTGAGATCTGGACTGCTCTGAAGCCGTTTGTCTACAAGGAGCGTGAACTCCTGGGAGTGCCCGACAGCGCCGTCCTGAGCGTCCTGGAGGACTTCGCGAACCGGCTTGAGGCGGCCTCTGTGGAGAGGCCGCAACTGCTGGCTGGCCGACTTCAGCGTTAG
- a CDS encoding IS4 family transposase, which translates to MAASVSELSGLGLLTWVYPPGLVDRVVAACGRAEQRQRLLPARLVVYFVLALALFSPAPYLEVMRHLVEGLRGLGLLGNWRVPAKSSLFRARQRLGSEPLRVLFATTAKPMATEATPGAFWRGLRLLAVDGTCWDVADSEANEAAFDRPGSGRGSGRSAFPQVRMAALVEVGSHAVLDAELAGCRTGEVTLVSRLPRSTGPGQLVLADREFLGVLLWQAFTVTGADLLWRVPANRVLPVIKQFRDGSWLSHIRASSGPARREPVVVRVLAYRLKDRSGQGESDGYRLVTTLLDARRYPARQLAALYRERWEIESVFAEIKTHQRGPRVVLSSKTPDGVRQQIWAHLLVHHALRELMLRTAATRGLDPDRVSFTETLRSARRSVTVTPGSFSP; encoded by the coding sequence GTGGCTGCGAGCGTGTCTGAGTTATCGGGTCTTGGCCTGTTGACCTGGGTGTATCCGCCAGGGTTGGTGGATCGGGTGGTGGCGGCATGCGGTCGTGCCGAGCAACGTCAGCGGCTGCTTCCCGCGCGGTTGGTGGTGTATTTCGTGCTGGCGTTGGCCCTCTTCTCGCCTGCCCCGTATCTGGAAGTGATGCGCCACCTCGTTGAGGGTTTGCGGGGGTTGGGGCTGCTGGGCAACTGGCGTGTTCCGGCGAAGTCCTCCCTGTTCAGGGCCCGGCAGCGGCTGGGCTCCGAACCCTTGCGGGTGCTGTTCGCCACGACCGCGAAGCCGATGGCGACCGAGGCGACGCCCGGCGCGTTCTGGCGGGGCCTGCGGCTGCTGGCCGTCGACGGCACCTGCTGGGACGTCGCGGACAGCGAAGCCAACGAGGCTGCCTTCGATCGCCCGGGCAGTGGCCGCGGGTCGGGCCGGAGCGCATTTCCGCAGGTGCGGATGGCTGCTCTGGTGGAGGTGGGCAGTCATGCGGTGCTGGACGCGGAACTGGCCGGCTGCCGCACCGGTGAAGTCACCCTGGTGAGCCGCTTGCCGCGTTCGACCGGCCCGGGCCAGCTCGTCCTGGCCGATCGCGAGTTCCTCGGCGTCCTGTTGTGGCAGGCGTTCACTGTCACCGGCGCCGACCTGCTGTGGCGGGTGCCCGCCAACCGCGTCCTGCCCGTGATCAAGCAGTTCCGCGACGGGTCCTGGCTCTCACACATCAGAGCAAGCAGCGGTCCGGCCCGCCGGGAGCCGGTCGTGGTCCGGGTCCTGGCCTACCGGCTCAAGGACCGGTCCGGTCAGGGCGAGAGCGACGGCTATCGCCTGGTCACCACCCTGCTGGACGCCCGACGGTATCCGGCCCGGCAGCTGGCCGCGCTCTACCGCGAACGCTGGGAGATCGAGTCCGTGTTCGCCGAGATCAAAACCCATCAGCGCGGTCCACGCGTCGTCCTCAGCAGCAAAACACCCGACGGTGTACGCCAGCAGATCTGGGCACACCTGCTGGTCCACCACGCTCTGCGGGAACTCATGCTGAGAACGGCCGCCACCCGCGGCCTGGACCCCGACCGGGTCTCCTTCACCGAAACCCTGCGCTCCGCCCGGCGCAGCGTGACCGTCACGCCGGGCAGTTTTTCCCCCTGA